From the genome of Prionailurus viverrinus isolate Anna unplaced genomic scaffold, UM_Priviv_1.0 scaffold_40, whole genome shotgun sequence:
ATACTTGGGGACCAGGAAGAGAGAAGTCCCGCTGTGTCCCTCCGGCAGCCTGTGTTGAGCACATTGAGGAAGGAGCAGTGTTTCCTGAGTCACCTTCATCGTCACAGAGCAAGGAAGGGTGCATGTGGAGCTTGGAGGCAGCAGATCAGTGGCTGGCACAGGCGTTGTCTTAATCATCAGGCATCTGGATGACagaggagagaaatggggagggaCGCCGTAGTCTGTGTAGACCGGCTGATTCGTGTTGGGGTGGTTTGCGTACCGATCTGCTACTCTGGCTTTTAGCAGATGCTTGTATGTTCCGTTTcataaattgggttgttttcaaatctttatttctgGAGGTGTGTGTCCAGTTACAGCAAACATGAACGGACTTGTTGCGCTTTAGAAAGTAGTGCTGAATTGCAGTCTGTACTGAACAGATTCTAATTCcttgtcttcctcttctctctcgtTCCCTAGGTGATCCAGATTAATCTGAATTCAATAGTTCCGTCCGTCAGCGGTCCAAAGAGACCTCAGGACAGAGTTGCCGTGGCGGATATGAAACGTGACTTCCAGGCTTGCTTGAATGAAAAGGCAGGTCTCCTCGCCACTGTCTTTGTCTGTGCGTCTTGTGCTCAGGGGTAAAGATCCGCCCGGTGGCCCGGAACCACCGTCGGCCACTGTGCTCTCGGATGTTGGCACTGGCAGTCCCCTCGGTTTCCTGGCGTCCCATGTGCGAGTTGGTCATTTGATTAACTCGGTCCCAGGCCTGCTGTGCCGATCAGACCCTGATTCTGTTATTTCGAGTTAAGGATGGTCGCCTCACTTCAAGTGCTGATTAGCCACCTGTGGTCATGGTGCTCTAGTGTTAGCTCAGATCGTGAGTGTGTCCGTCctcacagaaagttctgttggacacaCTGTTCTCGACTTCTGAACTGTGTAGTTATTCTCATAAAATCTGGTAAATGTAACTGAATGGCACGTGACCTCTTTGACTTTCTGGGTTTGTACTTTCTGTCTGAAAAGcgaatggggagaggggcagagagagagagggagagagggaatcccaagcaggctcaatgtcagcacagagcccaacatggggcttgaacccacaaactgagatcatgacctgagcctaaatcgagtcagatgcttaactgactgagccccccaggcgcccctctttttataatttcttaaattatgttgttgttgttttattgcgGAAAATGTCATACTTGTGCAGGAATAAAGTAGTCTAACGGATTCCTACATACCTGCTTCAATAGTTACCAAGTCATAGGCAGTCTTTTCTCATCCATTCCACACACATTCACACCCAGAGGATCACGTTGAATCCAGTTGTCAGGGCCATTTTAACAGAGCCCTTGCATCATCTCTTGAGGATTATCGTAAGTGGGAAGGAGTAGAGAAAAACAGCTGGATCCCGGGTGGTTACGAGTGCCAGCAGACTTCCATCGTGACTGTCACATTCATGCTTCAGCTGAATTACAACTACTGAACGTCAGCTTCAGCACCACTCACACGTAGTCAGAACTTAGTGTTAAATGTCATTTGTCAAGAATCTGTTGTAGTTTCTACCAGtctttttttctatacataccCAGAGTATTCGTATTTATGTGCACATTTGTGTAGGTCGGATTTAAAGGCTTCCAGATTGCAGCTGAAAAGCAGAACGATACTGTGTGTATTCAGTACGAAGGAAGCGAGTTCAGGCTGTGCCATGGGTCTGTGGTCGTTGCCGCGGTCATCAGTTGCACCAATAACTGCAACCCGTCCGTCATGCTCGCTGCAGGTAGGCCGTCGCTTATGGCCATTTGTTCCTTTCCTGTGATGCTTTGTGTCGTAGATTATGCATGTATATCATTGTCTGTGTTTGATATTGAGAGAttttctgagattaaaaaaaatttttttttaacatttattttttgagagacagtttgagcaggggaggggcagggagagagggagacacagaatctgaagcagctccaggctccaagctctcagcacagagcctgacttggggctcgaactcgtgaaccctgagatcacgacctgagcccaagtaggacactcaaccgactttCTGAGATTTTAATTGGGTCTTAAGGAGCCTGAccttatggaaaccaatttgacaataaatttcatatttaaaaaaaaaaaaaaaaaaggagactgacTTTGACTTATGCTATTAGTTTTATTACACAGAAggtaaattctttttattattacttacatGTCTGTTAGTTTTAGGTTGTATCTGCTTCTTCTGTTAATTTAGAAGTATAGCTAATTAACAGGTCTCTTGATAATCTACTAGAAGTTTACCATAGCACTGTGCTAGATTCCACTGAGAATGTAAAGGAAGTAAAAGATTATTGTCAAGGATTGTAAATGAAATTAGTTGTATGTTCATAAAAACAATTCATTAATTGTACAGACTCCTgtataataaatgtgaaattttaatttcttacgGGGGAATTTAAAATGGTTCATTTAGTAGAAAGTAAACAAATGGTTCAGCTAGTGATAGGTATTACCTGTGTGTGTCATATTAATTATGTATCCTgtttttccgtgtgtgtgtgtgtatgtgtgtgtaggatGCCATGATATCAGGCTGTACCTTAATAATTTACAGTGttaaggttttttatttgttttaaatgaaacaaatcaaCATAATAGGATGGGCAAAATAATGACAGCGGATTGATGAATTCGGACTTTTACCCTCACACGAATTGGAGGTTGTGGGTGCTGCCCTGATACGCCATTGTTTACTGCGCAGGTCTTCTGGCTAAAAAGGCCGTAGATGCTGGTCTGCGTGTTAACCCTTACATAAGAACAAGTTTATCTCCAGGCAGTGGGATGGTCACACATTACCTCAGTTCGAGCGGAGTATTACCATATCTCAGTAAGCTTGGGTAAGTGACGGTCTGCTATTTATATCGACTTTGTGTTCAGCAGTGATCGGAGCCACTTGTTAGAACCTTTCATAGACaaagagaagatagaaaatataCGCTTTGTTCTACCTGTTACCTTGCCGATCCCAGTCTTTGATGCCTTCTCCCTCGGCAGAAATTTGCTGGGCAGACTCCAGGAACAAGGCAGCGTATCGGCTGCCAAGAGGTCGGAGGCGTGGTCTCTGGCTCCTTGAAGGGTGGGAAGACAAACGTGAGACCAAGTAACGGGTGGTTTGAGGAATGGCACCGAGTGTGCATAGTTTCTGCGAGGGGCAGGTCAGTTTCGGAAAGAGTGAAATATACCAGCTGCATTATTACTGGGGCAAGTTGTCTTAGTTGGCGTTTTGTGAGGTTATTGGCCCTGTGAAGCACAGGTTCGTCTGTCCCTGAACTTCGTAGAGAACTCGTTTATTTCTTACATACtcgaaaaagaaaaataatggaggcCTCCTCTGTTTTCAGGGTGTATTTTGGAATCTGTTAACTTACAGAGATCAATTCCTTTGCAAgagtgataaatttaaaaattgtgcttTTAGAAGAGCGGCTGAGAGTAATTTTGAGGGTTTTGCTTGTAAGTCTTTAGTTCTGTCATTTTGGGATTTTTGTCAGACTTTCTTTGAGTTTGGTTGGTTGAGAATCAAGCGGTTTACTGTTTGGGGTTTCCGTCACGGTGTCCCTTCCGAGGCCTTGCTGCACGCCTCCCACCAGTCCCTCTTAGGACTTTGGATAGAAGTACAGAAGTACAGTTTTTAAACGGTCAACTTAGAGCCCTGACGGTGATATTTGGGTAATTGTCTTGTGCAGGGTGCAGGTTTTGTGGCGGATTTAGGTCACCAGATCTCGGGAATGTTCTGAATATCGGGGTTCGGGCGTCCAGTACAGGCGGCATGCCTGAGGGTCAGGTTGGATTGCTGCAGAAGCCGTGAAACAGAGGTAGACACGGGGTAATCCGAGGGTCAGGAACGTTCTCTCAGGTGATCTCATTACAGTGATGGAGATGAAGACCTGTGCTTTCGGTACAAGTGTTGGAATGTTCTCTTCAATAACATCTGTTTTTTGAAATGCAGATTTGAAATAGTTGGCTATGGATGTTCAACATGTGTGGGGAATACAGCACCCTTATCAGAAGCAGTTTTAAATGCaataaaacaggtaaaattatCCATGGATCAGTAAGACACGGAGAGGGGTTTTCATAActgtcttttattattaaatcataaaatacatatattgatgtatttgtatttctgtagtccTTGCACCTCTTGGGAAGAGTCCATcttaaaatgattgaaaaaatcatttttaggtCCTTGAAATAATCCCTCAGTAATGTAAGCAATTATTTTAGTTCAGTTACAGGATTCGGTAGTTCCGTACATAACAGTTGTGGCAATACGCTTTTGGTTATCTTGCCCTCACACGTACAATATTTCGATTGCTTCTATACATAGATCATCCAAAACATAGATTACCATGTCTTGAgttgaatatatatttgtttacatacatttctttttcaggGTGATCTGGTCACTTGCGGAGTTTTATCTGGAAACAGACATTTCGAAGGTCGGCTTTGTGATTGTGTGCGTGCCAATTACCTCGCCTCCCCACCCCTAGTGGTGGCATACGCCATCGCCGGCACGGTGAATATAGATTTCCAGACGGAGCCCTTAGGTATCTTTTTGCCTTTACGTACATACCTGCGCACACTTTCCTCCACACGTTGTATTTCTGAAATGCTCCTTAGACCGTCCACTCTGAATTATTTCAGGAAATCTTGTCATGCAACTCTTCATTTCTGTACTCATGAAGAATACAAAATGTggaagtaggggtgcctggctggctcagtgggtcgagtgtgccactctttttttttaattttttttcttttttttttttttttcaatgtttatttatttttgagacagagagagacagagcatgaacgggggagggccagagagagagggagacacagaatcggaaacaggctccagcctctgagccgtcagcacagagcccgacgcggggctcgaactcacggaccgcgagatcgtgacctggctgaagtcggacgcttaaccgactgcgccacccaggcaccccgagtgtgccactcttgatctcagagtcatgggttcaagccccacattgggcgtggagcttactttttaaaaaaataaataaataataaaatgtgcaaGTAATTAGTTTTTTTAGCTGCTTATGTCTGAAGCACTCACTCTGGTGTTGAATAATTTACTTGGTTTCTATGATAGATTGGTGAGAAGATGTGAACATCTTGAgggaattgcttttttttttttttttaatttttttaatgtttgtttatttttgagagacagagcgcaagcaggggaggggctgagagagagagagacacagaatccgaagcaggctccacgctctgagctgtcagcacagaccccgatgcggggctcaatcaatcccatgaaccgcgagatcatgacctgagttgaagtcagacacccaacccactgaggcacccaggcgccccgagggaaTTGCTTGTTATACCAAATTTCGTATTACAATTTTTTCACCAGGGACTGACGCTACCGGCAGGAACATTTACCTGCAGGATATTTGGCCCAGCCGAGAGGAAGTTCATCAGATGGAGGAAGAGCGTGTTATATTGCCCATGTTTAAAAcattgaaagagaaaatagaggtAAGAGgctcatctgtttcttaaatagtTTAATAAATGGCAGTATTTCTTGATTTCATGTGTCTTtctgaatttaataaaaactcaaattatgaggtgcctgggtggctcagttggttgcgcatCCATCTCTTagtttctcctcaggtcatgattttacagtcgtgggttcgagccctgcgttgggctccacactgtcagcacgtagcctgcttgggattccctccctccctcctctctctctctctctctctctctctctctctctctctctctctctgtctctcctctctctctcctctctctcctctctctctttctctctctctctcctctctctctctgccccagcccctccctgtaTTCCTGTTTGTTCACTcattgtgctttctctctcaaatatttttataaaaatttttttttctggggcgcctgggtggcgcagtcggttaagcgtccgacttcagccaggtcacgatctcgcggtccgcgggttcgagccccgcgtcgggctctgggctgatggctcagagcctggagcctgtttccgattctgtgtctccctctctctctgcccctcccccattcatgctctgtgtctctctgtcccaaaaataaataaacgttgaaaaaaaaaaaatttttttaaaaaaaaaatttttttttcttcgtttttctttatgtttgggacagagagagacagagcatgaacgggggagggccagagagagagggagacacagaatcggaaacaggctccaggctctgagccatcagcccagagcccgacgcggggctcgaacccacggactgcgagatcgtgacctggctgaagtcggacgcttaaccgactctcaggcgcccctcaaatattttttaaaaaattaaaattacatgatTTTGAACATACAGTTTTCATtgttaattttggagagagagaacatatgagaatggggaaggggcagagagagagaggtggggggtggagggaatcccaagcaggctccatactgtcagcacagaaccccactcggggctccaacccacgaactgcgagatcatgacctgagctgaagtcggacgcttcacggactgagccccccTAGGCCTTCCGGTGATGATGTTCTTAAAGACCAGCAGTGTGCCCACCACAGTCTCTCTTTAGCTGCACATAGGACTCTTTCTAAATCCTCTACCTTTGTTTGGATTCTATAAACGATGTCCAGTTTATATTAAAACTTAAGTCTTCAGGTACTCATGAAAATCCAGAGTGCTGGAATTCATTGAGCAGATTTTCATTCATTCTGTCcgaaaatgtcttaattttataGAATGCACTATCTTAGCTTCCTTTCCAATGAATAAGGCCTTTTTTTGGTCATTCTAACGTAAGTACCTTTTAATTCTCTCAGTCATTTTCATAAACCTCTTTTCTGTGactccattttctctctgctctttgttCACCCGCCAAACCACGTTCACAGGTGGGAAACAAGCGGTGGAACTGCTTAGAGGCACCGGATTCCACTCTGTTCCCGTGGGACTCGAAGTCTACTTATATCAGATGTCCTTCATTTTTCGACAAGCTTGTGAGTACGATTTTACTATTTGATCTTTTCAGGGTTGTTACGAACTAAAAGACCTCATCAGGAGTAAATGCCTTGAACTGTTTTCACCTTTTAGACCAAAGAGCCAGCTGCCCTCCAGCCTATTGAAAATGCCCACGTCCTCCTGTATCTGGGAGACTCCGTGACAACAGATCACATCTCACCCGCGGGCAGCATCGCCAGGAGCAGCTCGGCGGCCAAGTACTTGACCCACAGAGGGTAGGTGTGTGGCCGCGGGCGCGCACTCAGCCGCCTCGCTGACGAAGAGCGTTTATGTACTGGGCCCGTTCCTTTGCCCGGTagacacagttgacccttgaacagctcCGATTTGTTTTGATAAACATGGCTCAGCACCATAAGtctctttttcttgcttgtgATGCTCTGAGTAGCACTTCCTGTTCTCTAGCTGCCTTGTAAGAATGTGGAGAGAAAGCATCCAACCCAGCACAGGTGTTCATCGACTCTCTGTCACGGGTAAGGTTTCCGGTCCACAGAAGGgtgttaagttttggggagtcagaCTTTTGACTTTGTGCAGGGTCGGTTCCCCAGCCCCCCTGTTGTCCAGGGCTCAGCTGCACAGGCATCACCACAGACCGTGTCTTGTCGCTGTATCTGACTTCAGCAGTAACTGGCCTGTTCTTGCTTTTAACTTGAGGAACGGAAATTGCTGTTTTAAGTTAAGCCCTTGTAGTCTAAATTCACACCTGATTGGAAGCAAGAATTGTCTTTTCAGTACTACTTTGCCAGACAATCAGCTTGGTTTGACCCACCACACAAAGCCTGATGGTTTGGTTGGAACACCCTCCCGTTGCCGGAGTGcagaattttttgtgtgttttgtggaTTCTGAAACCTGCGTGCGTGAAGCTAGGCTTGGTCTGTGTCAGATCAAAAGACAATGAATTTCTGTGCCTTGAGCTTATATTTTTACTAAAAGTGGATGTAAACATCACTGATAGAGGAAATAGAAATCTAAAcctagaaaaattttatttcatttctacaTGATTAATAATACAGTGTTGCTCTTATCCAGAACCGTTCAGACACCAGAGACAAAGTTTTGGTAAAGGGCAGAATTTTCTGTACTGGTGCCTGATTAGCTTTAGATGCTTGAGCTGTTCAAGAGCCGGCTTTTTGTCAAAGTATCGTGTAAACGTCAGTGCTGTATAGCTTGGTTGCACATGTAGTGATGCTGCAAAGCTCCTACTCTAATCTCACCAgtgctattttgaaatttgtgtttaaatatttttgtgtttaaattttttctgatTAAGTTTGGTatgaattaaaatgcattttgtgggggcgcctgagtgcctcagtcagttgagcatctggctcttgatttcggctcaggtcatgatctcacagtcgtgagatcaagcccccgtgttgggttctgcactgagtatggagcctgcttgggattctctctgtctccctgtccctctgcccctcccaataaaaaaaaataaaagtaatgttttttaaaaagccattttttgGTAGGAGTTGTTAAGTCCATTTGCTATAACTTGATCAAGGTGAATCCATTTGTTACACACATGGATTTTATTTATAGTGGTGTGaaatataagtttttaaatattttttggttgTCATTTCTGTCTTGGTCACAATTGTGACATAGCATCCACCAAAAGAAAGTCCCCACTCTTCTCAGATACATAACTTTTACGTGTTTTTTAGTTTCTGGTATGAGTTTGTCAGTGCATTTAATTCGGTAGTTCTCATCAGTTAGAGTTGTTTTTAAGATCCTTcgaaactcggggcgcctgggtggcgcagtcggtgaagcgtccgacttcagccaggtcacgatctcgcggtccgtgagttcgagccccgcgtcgggctctgggctgatggctcggagcctggagcctgtttccgattctgtgtctccctctctctctgcccctcccccgttcgtgctctgtctctctctgtcccaaaaataaataaacgttgaaaaaaaaaatagtctaatAGGGGATGATCATAGAGGAGACGGGGAGAGTGGGTTGGTTGCTATAGTTTGATGGTGGGCAGCTGGGCATTCACCGTGCTGTTTTCTCTACTTGTGCACACGCTTGAAATTTTCCATCATAAAAGAAGTGTTTttgagtaagttttaaaaatcagtaacatgTGATTATTTCCCATCCGGAATGAAACCCACTTCACGACTCTCTTGTAGCCTTACTCCTCGTGAGTTCAACTCCTATGGAGCCCGGAGGGGCAATGACGCGGTCATGACGAGAGGCACTTTTGCAAACATCAAGCTGTTCAATAAGTTCATTGGGAAACCGGCTCCCAAGACAGTTCATTTTCCATCGGGACAGACGGTAAGGACGTTTACAAAGCATTCAGGCAACTGCTTGCTAACTAGATCCGAATTTGTGTtacagatttttgtgtttgttctaAACAGCTAGATGTGTTTGAGGCGGCAGAGCTGTACCAGAAAGAAGGTGTCCCGCTGATTATTTTAGCAGGAAAGAAATATGGTTCAGGAAATTCAAGAGACTGGGCTGCCAAAGGACCATATTTGCTGGTAttgattcttaatttttatctcttttttttaagtttatttatctatttttgaagaccgagtgcaagcgggggagggacggagggtgggagaatcccaagcaggctctgagctgtcagcacagagcttgactccgggctcgaaccaacgaaccgtgagatcatgacctgcgctgaatttggacgcttgaccgactgagccacccaggcgccccttaagttttattttcttaaacttgGGTTTCATATGTTCCCTTTTATCAGTAACATACTATCAAAGTATGTTTTGCTCATTTGGATTTCTCATGCTTATTTGGATCTCGTATTCGTGGggttttttaagtaatcatttTGTACTCAACCTGGTTGCGTTGTAATACTCCTGTATCAAGCTTCCTGAAGAAGTCGGTGTGGTAGAGGGAAAGGAGATCGGGTCTGAAACTGGTGGGTGCTCTGTAACGGATTACGTGTGCCCACTGCTAGTTTACGGGCCCCCTTTCCATTTACGGACTCAGACAGTGAGCCAAGCGGCCCGGTTTTACTAGTAGGAGATGATGGCACCTGGCTGCCTGCCAGGAGGGCATTTCTCGTGCACCTGTGTCTTTGCCGAAGCACAGATGGGGGTCCGCTGGAGAGGATGGCCGGACAGGTGCTTTCTGCCCGGCTCTCACGCACAGAGGCGGTCAGGACAGCCCTCATAGCTGTCATGGTCACGCGCACTTCATTCTTCTTGAATCTTTCATTTCCCCCCTAAAAATGTGAATACTCATAGTTGTAGGAATGAGCCCAATTGTCTTATCTTTCTGAGATACTAATTATAACTAATATGAATATTAATTATAAGTACAGGTTCCCTTTTTTCAGAAGTCTTTTGTCATCGTTTTCTTTGTTGGAGGCTTTCCTCGTATTTGATCCCAGGCTGTCTCTTCGGTCAGACGTTGAAACACTGATTATACAAGCTGGGGGCGCGGGCTGGGTTTTGTCAGTTGTCGGGCCTTGGCATAGATGGTTGGATTCCTTGGGAGAGCCCCGTATGTCCGTGCCTGCAGGTGTTCTCTCTGAGGCCAGTTTTCCCGAAGAAGGAGCAGCACTCCGGGCACAGACTTCCAGCTAATTCCCGTTTCTGATGCTGTTCTCACCCCCGCCCCGGTGCCCGGTGCCCCTCAGTCCAGGACACCTGTTCTCCACAGGGTGACAGCAGCCACAGAGGGGTGGGAACTGTACTCCTCCTGTGTGGAAAGCCCCGGTGTACACATGGTTCTTAAACAGATCCACGGGCTGTGATTGTGGCATTCAAGTTTGGGAAGGGCGGCGAGGAGGAGGTCACGGCTGGGGGTGGGCGTCCGTGAGGCGCTTCTTAGGAGGACAGCGGTGGAAAAGTTGGGCAACTTGGAGCTAGAGCCTCTCCGGCTTATTTTCTCCAGAGAATAGGTTTTTAGTTGTTGAGAATGGACTTGAGCCTTATCAGTGTCACTCTCTAAATGTTACACTTGATGATTTCTGTGGTTTCAACGAGTCACTTACCTGTAACTTCTAAGCATGTTCAGAATTCACGCACCCGGTTTCCTTGTTGCTGTGGGGACGTCCTTTTGTACCCCTGTGTTCTAGGGGCCGTTTAAGAGCCAGTGCTGGGGAGCGTGCACGTGGGGTCTGCCAGGATCAAACAGACCCTCCTGAGCCCTTTCGGAGTCCCAGCAGCCGCCCCGCTGCAGGGCTCTCGCTCTGGTCAGTGCTGGCCGAGCTCAGCCCTGGAAAGGCAGAGGGGTGGGTAGAAGTTAGGGAGCTACTTAAAGATACATAAAAATCTGTAAATACTTTCATACATTACTGGCCTTTAGTATGCAGTGTTCAGTTAAAAAAGTTTCATAGGCTACAGgtagaatttttttccctttaaaatgctCCAAGAAGGCAATGTTCAAGAGAtgattggaagaaataaaatgcacatttgtTACAGGGTGTGAAAGCTGTTTTGGCTGAAAGTTATGAAAAAATTCACAAAGACCACTTGATTGGAGTTGGCATAGCTCCGCTTCAGTTCCTTCCGGgagaaaatgcagattccttGGGCCTCTCTGgcagagaaacattttctttaacgTTTCCTGAAGAACTGTCTCCTGGAGTTACGTTAAATATAAAGGTATCTCTAAGATCCTCAAGTACGTGATTACATGGTGTATACCTAACTAGATGGTTGTAAATTGAATAAAAACAATCACTGTGTATTGAATACTAATGTCAGCGTAAATTGTAGTTTAAGATGACGGTTTCCTGTTTATTCAGACCCACGTTAATGTAGTTGATATTCTATGAGGAAAAGTAGAAAGCACTAGACGgtccagaaaaaaaggagacacatGGGCTTCCAGTTATACGTGCCCGCTCCCTTTTCTTGGTTGTCTGCTCTTTCTGTCctgatctgtttttttaattgttttcgagtttgtttatttatttattttgagagagagtgtgtgaatggggatggggcagagagagaaggaaagagaatcccaagcaggctcctcacagagcagagcctgacacggggcttgaactcatgaaccgtgagatcatgacctgagccagagtcaagagtcagacgcttaactgagccaccctggtgcccctgtccTGATCTGCTTTTAATCCGGGCTTATACGTGGCTGCAGGAGAAGCCAGAGTTGAGTGTTCAGGGTTAGAGAAACACAGACCTtacaagtaagaaaaaaagagaagtggcCCATGTAACATGCAacgaatatttcatataaaatgtcgatgaacggggcacctgggggggctcagtcagttaagtagccactcaagtcacgatctcgaggttcgtgagttcgagccccacgtcgggcccggtgctgaccgctcggagcccgaggcctgcttcgggttctgtgtctccctctctctctgcccctcccctgctcacattctgtttctgtctctctctcaaaaataaaataaacagtaacatTTCTCGAGTTATAAGTCAAAATCTATGTCATTTGGCTGTTCTGGATGATACGGTAACTGTCATGTAGAAATATGGGTAAGATGACCTGATTTTCTACTTGGCCATGAAGCCCGTGGCTAGGTATGTCAGGTCTTTTCCAGGCAGGAGGTTTCTCAGACAGAGTCTGGCAGGTATAGTCATTGAATGTGAGGACAGCTGGTCTGAGGGACACGTGGAAGGTTTCACCGCTCATACGAgatgtttctgtttgtttaaagACAAGCACTGGAAAAGTATTC
Proteins encoded in this window:
- the IREB2 gene encoding iron-responsive element-binding protein 2 isoform X1 encodes the protein MDAPAAGYAFEYLIETLNDSSRKKFFNVPRLGGTKYDVLPYSIRVLLEAAVRNCDGFLMKEQDVMNILDWKTKQRNVEVPFFPARVLLQDFTGIPAMVDFAAMREAVKVLGGDPKKVHPARPTDLTVDHSLQIDFNKCAIQNAPNPGGGEPQKAGKLSPLKAQPKKAPCRGQTACRGSCDSGEPGRSSGKFSSQIENTPILCPFHLQPVPEPETVLKNQEVEFGRNRERLQFFKWSSRVFKNVAVIPPGTGMAHQVNLEYLSRVVFEEKDLLFPDSVVGTDSHITMVNGLGILGWGVGGIETEAVMLGLPVSLTLPEVVGCELTGSSNPFVTSIDVVLGITKHLRQVGVAGKFVEFFGSGVSQLSIVDRTTIANMCPEYGATLSFFPVDNVTLKHLEHTGFDKAKLESMETYLKAVKLFRNDQKNSGEPEYSQVIQINLNSIVPSVSGPKRPQDRVAVADMKRDFQACLNEKVGFKGFQIAAEKQNDTVCIQYEGSEFRLCHGSVVVAAVISCTNNCNPSVMLAAGLLAKKAVDAGLRVNPYIRTSLSPGSGMVTHYLSSSGVLPYLSKLGFEIVGYGCSTCVGNTAPLSEAVLNAIKQGDLVTCGVLSGNRHFEGRLCDCVRANYLASPPLVVAYAIAGTVNIDFQTEPLGTDATGRNIYLQDIWPSREEVHQMEEERVILPMFKTLKEKIEVGNKRWNCLEAPDSTLFPWDSKSTYIRCPSFFDKLTKEPAALQPIENAHVLLYLGDSVTTDHISPAGSIARSSSAAKYLTHRGLTPREFNSYGARRGNDAVMTRGTFANIKLFNKFIGKPAPKTVHFPSGQTLDVFEAAELYQKEGVPLIILAGKKYGSGNSRDWAAKGPYLLGVKAVLAESYEKIHKDHLIGVGIAPLQFLPGENADSLGLSGRETFSLTFPEELSPGVTLNIKTSTGKVFGVIASFENDVEVTLYKHGGLLNFVARKFS